In Prosthecodimorpha staleyi, the following are encoded in one genomic region:
- a CDS encoding DUF3280 domain-containing protein: MVLAGLLLGGFDAGAAEPPRIAVFDFELADGGVSADPTGMTAMGAAMLQGRGPDQADRQRLALITGEFRRLIAEKGQQALVDLTPMAGKLADAAPLHKCNGCGTDLAREAGAELAVFGRVKKLTPLLIHIDITVTDVAADRPVRTMSVDVNGDTDESWTRGVRWLFRNRFADPPLSAAP, translated from the coding sequence TTGGTTCTGGCCGGGCTGCTCCTGGGCGGATTCGACGCAGGCGCAGCCGAGCCGCCGCGCATCGCGGTATTCGATTTCGAACTGGCCGACGGCGGAGTCAGCGCCGATCCGACCGGCATGACCGCTATGGGGGCGGCCATGCTGCAGGGGCGCGGCCCCGACCAGGCCGACCGGCAGCGTCTGGCGCTGATCACCGGTGAATTCCGGCGGCTGATCGCCGAAAAGGGCCAGCAGGCGCTGGTCGATCTCACGCCGATGGCCGGCAAGCTCGCCGACGCCGCCCCGCTGCACAAATGCAACGGCTGCGGCACGGATCTGGCCCGGGAAGCCGGGGCCGAGCTGGCCGTGTTCGGCCGGGTCAAGAAGCTGACGCCGCTCCTGATCCATATCGACATCACGGTCACCGACGTGGCCGCCGACCGGCCTGTCCGCACCATGAGCGTCGACGTGAACGGCGACACCGACGAGAGCTGGACCCGCGGCGTCC